A segment of the bacterium genome:
CCCGTGGGTCCCGTCGCGAGCCCGCGCATCCGGCGCGCGATCGTCAGCAGGTTGCCCACCCGCCGCCCGAGGACATCCGCCAGCTGGCGCCGCCGGGACTGCGGGGGCGCGAGCCGCACGGGCGCCCGCAGCACGTGGGCGAGGGCTCCGGCCGTGAGCGCTTCCACGCACGCCGGGGAGGGGCAGACCCAGGCGCCGCGGCCGGGCAGCCGTCCCTCGAGGTCGAAGCAGGCGTCGCCCTCCGGGTCGCGCACGATACGGATCATCTCCGCGCGCGGGCGCCGCCGCCGGCAGCCGAGGCACGTGCGCCCGGCATCAAGGTCCCGCCGGCCCATCAGGCGCATCCCCTTCCGCGGCCTCGGCCGCCGCCGGGCCGTCGACCTCCGTGCGGCTCTTGATGTCCACCTCCCAGCCGAGGAGCTTGGCCGCGAGCCGGACGTTCTGGCCCTTCTTGCCGATCGCCAGCGAGAGCTGGTCGTCCGGGACGACCGCGAGCAGCGCGTGCCGGCCCTCGTCGACCTCCACGCGATCAACGAGCGCCGGCGCCAGCGCGTTCACGAGAAACGCGCGCACGTCCTCGGCGTACGGGACGATGTCCACCTTCTCGCCGCGCAGCTCGCGCACCACCGATTGCACGCGCGAGCCCTTGACGCCGACGCAGGCGCCGACCGCGTCGACGTCCTTGGCCGTGGAGAGCACCGCGATCTTGGCCCGCTCGCCCGGGTCGCGCGCGGCGCCGAGGATCTTCACGAGCCCCTGCCGGATCTCGGGGACCTCGAGCGCGAAGAGGCGCACGAGGAACTCCGGCGCGGTGCGGCTGAGGATCACCTGCGGGCCGCGGATGGTGCGGCGCACCTCGAGCACGAAGGCCCGGATCTGATCGCCGCCGCGGTAGGACTCGCGCGGGATCTGCTCCTTCTTCGGCAGCACCCCCTCGGTCTTGCCGAGGTCGACGAGCAGGTCGCCCTTCTCCTTGTGGTGCACGGTGCCGGTGAGGATGTCCCCCTCGCGCCCCTTGAAGTCGTGGTGGATGTGGTCGCGCTCGGCCTCCCGCACGCGCTGCACGATCACCTGCTTGGCGGTCTGCGCGGCGACGCGCCCGAAGTCGGCCAGGTCGGTGAGCGCCTCGACCTTCCCGCCGAGCTGCGCCTCCGGGTCGATGGCCCGCGCCGCCGCGAGCGGGATCTCCGCGAGCACGTCCTGCGGGCGCTCGACGACCGTCTTCATCACGAGGATCTCCAGGTCGCCGGTGTCCTGGTTGAGGCGGACCCGCAGCTGGCCGTCCTCGCCGAGGCGCTTGCGCGAGGCCGAGATCAGGGCGGTCTCGAGCGCCTGGACGACCTCGGCGCGGTCGAGGCCGCGCTCGAAGCTGATCTGGTCGATGACGTGCATCAGTTCACGGTTCATGCGCCGATCCCCCTGACTCCGCCGCCGGCGAGGGCCTGCGGCCGCGCAGCAGCGCCGCCCAGTCGACCTCCGGCCGTGCGGCGGCGATGTTCGAGAACTCGATCTCGACGGGCGCGCCCCCGTCGGGCTCGAAGCGCACCAGCCCGCCCTCGACCGCCAGGAGCCGCCCGGTGAGCTGCCGCCGGCCGTCCGCAAGCGGGGCGAACGTCTTGAGGCTCGCGCGCTCGCCCACGTGGCGGGCGAAGTCCTCGAGGCGCTTCCACGGCCGGTCGATGCCGGGGGAGGAGACCTCGAGGTTGTAGCGGCCCGGGAGCACCTCCGCGACCTCGAGGGCGGTCTCGATGGCCCCGCTCGCCGCCTGCAGCTCGTCCACGGTCACGCCGCCGCCGGGGCGGTCCAGCGTGAAGCGCAGGATCGGCGCCTTGCCGGGGCCCGTGAGCGTCACATCGAGCAGCTCGAGCCCGAGCCCGGCGAGGATCGGCGTCGCGATCTTCGCGGCGGCCTCCTCGGCCTGCTGACGGCGCGACATGGCTCAAGCCTCCCTTTCAAAAAAGAAAAATGGGCTTCGGGAAGCCCATTCCTTCGCCTCGATATCGCCGTGTCTGGCTAACCGATGAATGATACCCCGCCCAAGGGGCGGAGCGCAAGGGCAATCCGCCGGCGCGAGCGCCTCCGGCCGCGCGGCGGCCGGGCCTTTAGGCGGCCGGGGCGGCGAGGGAGAGGCGCTGGATGCCGAGCGCCAGGCCGCTGCCCGGGGCGACCTCGACGACCGCGCCCTGGAACTGGGCGGCGCCCCTGGCGGTCTCGAAGCGCTCGGGCAGGCCGGTGAGGAACTTGCGCACGACGATGTCCGGGTCGACCCCGATGACCGACTCGACCGGACCGGTCATGCCCAGGTCCGAGATGTAGGCGGTGCCGCCGGGAAGCACCCGCTCGTCGGCGGTCTGCACGTGGGTGTGCGT
Coding sequences within it:
- a CDS encoding YlxR family protein, which translates into the protein MGRRDLDAGRTCLGCRRRRPRAEMIRIVRDPEGDACFDLEGRLPGRGAWVCPSPACVEALTAGALAHVLRAPVRLAPPQSRRRQLADVLGRRVGNLLTIARRMRGLATGPTG
- the nusA gene encoding transcription termination factor NusA, with product MNRELMHVIDQISFERGLDRAEVVQALETALISASRKRLGEDGQLRVRLNQDTGDLEILVMKTVVERPQDVLAEIPLAAARAIDPEAQLGGKVEALTDLADFGRVAAQTAKQVIVQRVREAERDHIHHDFKGREGDILTGTVHHKEKGDLLVDLGKTEGVLPKKEQIPRESYRGGDQIRAFVLEVRRTIRGPQVILSRTAPEFLVRLFALEVPEIRQGLVKILGAARDPGERAKIAVLSTAKDVDAVGACVGVKGSRVQSVVRELRGEKVDIVPYAEDVRAFLVNALAPALVDRVEVDEGRHALLAVVPDDQLSLAIGKKGQNVRLAAKLLGWEVDIKSRTEVDGPAAAEAAEGDAPDGPAGP
- the rimP gene encoding ribosome maturation factor RimP is translated as MSRRQQAEEAAAKIATPILAGLGLELLDVTLTGPGKAPILRFTLDRPGGGVTVDELQAASGAIETALEVAEVLPGRYNLEVSSPGIDRPWKRLEDFARHVGERASLKTFAPLADGRRQLTGRLLAVEGGLVRFEPDGGAPVEIEFSNIAAARPEVDWAALLRGRRPSPAAESGGSAHEP